From the genome of bacterium, one region includes:
- a CDS encoding type II toxin-antitoxin system VapC family toxin, translating into MKPVLIDTDILSMFFRNNHQVVFHFGEYLKQYEKVSFSIVTYYEILSGLKHKDALRKLDLFREFAQQNAILPLTEDSIMISADLYASLRKSGKLIDDIDILIAGVALSNNLILVTHNEDHFKRVEGLEIMDWSK; encoded by the coding sequence ATGAAGCCGGTATTGATTGATACTGACATCCTGTCCATGTTCTTTAGAAATAACCATCAGGTGGTGTTCCACTTTGGAGAGTATCTTAAACAGTACGAGAAAGTAAGCTTCAGTATTGTCACCTATTATGAAATCCTCAGCGGTTTAAAACATAAAGATGCTCTGAGGAAATTGGATCTTTTTAGGGAATTTGCTCAACAGAATGCTATATTACCCTTGACAGAAGATTCCATCATGATTTCAGCAGATTTGTATGCCAGCCTGCGGAAATCAGGAAAGCTGATTGACGATATTGATATCCTTATCGCTGGAGTAGCGCTGTCCAATAATCTTATCCTGGTGACTCATAATGAAGATCATTTCAAACGAGTTGAGGGATTAGAAATAATGGATTGGAGTAAATAA